A part of Deltaproteobacteria bacterium genomic DNA contains:
- a CDS encoding calcium/sodium antiporter: protein MAITGLLILGLALLYFGAEWLVRGSSKLALRFKVPSLVIGLTIVAFGTSTPELVVSLKAGLDGLGDISVGNVVGSNIFNIAVILGLSALVRPLRVHLKVLRIDTSIMIGVSVLLCVLLQDNFIDRSEGLVLFVGITLYTLFTIYIGKKYGQMYGSAASEALQVRVVGSVTSDILTIILGLACLVIGSRCFVEGAVALASALGVSQAVIGLTIVAAGTSFPELATSIVAAGRKEEDIAIGNIIGSNIFNILAILGLSAMIAPLRSDGIGRMDLAFMMTTAVLLFPFMWTKYELNRIEATVFLLIYAVYVYLLWPK from the coding sequence ATGGCAATTACGGGACTTCTCATTCTTGGGTTGGCACTGCTTTATTTCGGAGCTGAATGGCTTGTGAGGGGTAGTTCAAAACTTGCGCTTCGTTTCAAAGTACCTTCTCTTGTAATCGGCTTGACCATTGTAGCCTTTGGTACAAGCACGCCGGAGCTTGTCGTAAGCCTAAAGGCCGGACTTGATGGGTTGGGCGATATTTCTGTTGGTAATGTAGTTGGTTCAAATATATTCAATATAGCGGTTATTCTTGGGCTATCAGCGCTCGTTAGGCCTTTAAGAGTCCACCTGAAAGTCTTGCGCATTGACACCTCTATCATGATAGGGGTGTCAGTTTTGCTCTGTGTTCTGCTGCAGGACAATTTCATCGATCGATCTGAAGGACTTGTACTATTCGTTGGTATAACTCTGTATACACTTTTTACTATATATATCGGTAAGAAGTATGGGCAAATGTATGGCTCCGCTGCCTCCGAAGCGCTCCAAGTCCGAGTCGTTGGGTCGGTGACTTCTGACATCTTGACCATCATTCTCGGACTTGCATGTCTCGTTATCGGTTCCCGCTGCTTTGTCGAGGGAGCAGTAGCTCTTGCAAGCGCGCTCGGGGTTTCACAGGCGGTGATAGGTCTGACCATTGTCGCGGCGGGTACCAGCTTCCCGGAGTTGGCTACATCCATTGTCGCGGCCGGACGAAAAGAAGAGGATATCGCCATTGGCAACATTATCGGGTCCAACATATTCAATATCCTTGCCATTCTCGGACTGTCAGCCATGATAGCCCCCCTTCGCTCCGATGGAATTGGACGGATGGACCTGGCATTCATGATGACAACGGCCGTCTTGCTCTTCCCGTTCATGTGGACAAAGTATGAATTAAACAGGATTGAAGCCACTGTATTCCTGCTGATTTATGCAGTCTACGTCTACTTGTTGTGGCCGAAATGA
- the chrA gene encoding chromate efflux transporter has protein sequence MEQHKVQGGSMNVQSNPAPSTTITFRDAVKFWTKLGFISFGGPAGQIAIMHQEVVERRRWIGENQFLRALNFCMLLPGPEAQQLATYIGWRLHGTWGGIAAGSLFVIPSIFVMLLLSYLAVAHIEAPAVAAAFYGIQPVVVAVVIEAVLHIGKKALKHWVLYVFAALAFVTIYFFKVPFPYIVAAAALSGLLVRQWLPQIFCKGQFDTQARECHAELESSTGQNNTRPSFGHVARVFAVCLMLWAIPVSVLWMWRGGGDTLTQIGLFFTKAAFVTFGGAYAVLTYISDVAVTNGWLTVQQMLIGLGLAESTPGPLIMVTQYVGFIGAWNLPEGLNPLTSGILGALITTYVTFLPCFFFIFAGAPFIEAMAGNQRLQAALTGVTAAVVGVVFNLAVWFGYKVILPNGSVDVFALASAGISLFLLQKFHVPIHYVVPAGAAAGVIRQMVFQ, from the coding sequence ATGGAACAGCACAAAGTCCAAGGAGGATCAATGAACGTTCAATCCAATCCAGCGCCGTCGACGACGATCACATTCAGGGACGCTGTGAAATTCTGGACCAAGCTGGGCTTCATCAGCTTCGGCGGCCCGGCCGGTCAGATCGCCATCATGCACCAGGAGGTGGTGGAACGGCGGCGCTGGATCGGCGAAAACCAGTTCCTGCGGGCGCTCAATTTCTGCATGCTGTTGCCCGGGCCCGAAGCCCAGCAACTGGCCACCTACATCGGCTGGCGCCTGCACGGCACATGGGGCGGCATCGCTGCCGGTTCCCTGTTCGTCATTCCGTCCATCTTCGTCATGCTCCTGCTCAGCTACCTGGCTGTGGCCCATATCGAGGCGCCGGCCGTGGCGGCTGCCTTTTACGGGATCCAACCGGTGGTGGTGGCCGTGGTGATCGAAGCGGTGCTGCACATCGGGAAAAAGGCGCTCAAGCACTGGGTACTATATGTCTTTGCCGCCTTGGCCTTTGTCACCATTTATTTTTTCAAAGTGCCGTTTCCCTATATCGTGGCCGCAGCGGCGCTCAGCGGTCTGCTCGTGCGGCAATGGTTGCCGCAGATTTTCTGTAAAGGCCAATTTGACACGCAAGCCCGAGAATGCCATGCTGAATTGGAATCTTCCACGGGACAAAACAACACCCGGCCATCCTTCGGCCATGTCGCAAGGGTCTTTGCCGTCTGCCTCATGTTGTGGGCTATCCCGGTGAGCGTCCTATGGATGTGGCGAGGCGGAGGCGATACCCTGACGCAGATCGGTTTGTTTTTCACGAAAGCCGCCTTTGTCACCTTCGGCGGTGCTTACGCCGTTCTGACTTACATCTCCGATGTGGCCGTGACCAACGGCTGGCTTACTGTTCAACAGATGCTCATCGGCCTGGGCCTGGCAGAGTCGACACCCGGTCCGCTCATTATGGTCACTCAGTATGTGGGGTTTATTGGGGCTTGGAACCTGCCGGAAGGACTGAATCCTTTGACGTCGGGCATCCTCGGTGCTCTGATTACCACGTACGTCACGTTTCTGCCCTGCTTTTTCTTTATCTTTGCCGGCGCGCCCTTTATCGAGGCCATGGCCGGCAATCAGCGACTTCAGGCGGCGCTAACCGGCGTTACTGCAGCGGTGGTGGGTGTAGTGTTCAACCTGGCGGTCTGGTTTGGGTATAAAGTGATTTTGCCCAACGGCAGCGTCGACGTCTTCGCCTTGGCATCCGCTGGGATCTCGTTATTTCTCCTTCAGAAATTTCACGTTCCCATCCACTATGTCGTGCCTGCGGGCGCTGCGGCAGGTGTCATCCGGCAAATGGTGTTTCAATAG
- a CDS encoding glycosyltransferase, which translates to MKTSSVIIAVAIAILCVSLWALVNRPEQEPPWPPRIQGFSFSPFQAGQGPLEEKYPSESQIEADLAVLQGKTYAIRTYTVEDVLVKIPELARKYGINVALGIWIDADLERNEADLQTLLQMANKNTNIVRVVIGNEAILRGDLPVETLIEYLEKANKKLDIPVSTAEPWHVWIEYPELAEHVDYVAVHMLPYWEGVHIDAAVDYIVEKIALLKELFPDKPIVIAEVGWPSNGRTRQLAVASTANQAIFLRRFLDRAQQEKYIYYVMEAFDQPWKKDTEGSVGAYWGVYDVDRKEKFPFTDPIVPIANWYILAFVSVLVAVITFAILLIDSQTLGKRGRGFLGIVVFSAASGAVWVVYDYAHQYLTLGTVLVGLVMMSGMIGVVVVLLTEAHEWAEARWIIRWRRSFRPVEMAAEDLPMVSIHVPIYNEPPDMVKETLDALAGLDYPRFEVLVVDNNTKDPQVWQPVQAHCQQLGSRFRFFHVDPLSGFKAGALNYALARTDDLAQVIAVIDSDYVVDANWLRDLVPQFKDPNMGIVQAPQDYRDAAESAFKNMCYAEYRGFFFIGMVTRNERNAIIQHGTMTLIRRSVLSDLGGWAEWCITEDAELGLRIFEKGCEASYVVHSYGRGLMPDTFTDYKKQRYRWAYGAVQILRRHMSYLLSSRKSRLTSGQRYHFIAGWLPWLADGANLLFILAALCWSLAMIVDPKHIDPPLVIFSLLPLSLFAFKVGKLFYLYRTRVGSSIGQTLAAAIAGLALSHTIAKAMLAGLVTRGKPFFRTPKMAKASVLMKSLAVSVEEILLLGALLSAAVTIGSLQVMQSLDMHLWVAVLIVQSVPYAATLFMALISALPHRRRAVLAKTAEAESSSA; encoded by the coding sequence ATGAAAACCTCTAGTGTGATCATTGCGGTTGCCATCGCCATCCTATGCGTGAGCTTGTGGGCTTTGGTCAATCGTCCTGAGCAGGAACCTCCTTGGCCCCCTCGCATACAGGGATTTTCCTTCTCGCCCTTTCAAGCCGGCCAGGGTCCTCTCGAGGAGAAATACCCCTCTGAAAGTCAAATTGAAGCCGACTTGGCCGTGCTCCAGGGTAAAACCTATGCGATTCGGACCTACACGGTTGAGGACGTTCTGGTCAAGATACCCGAGTTGGCGCGAAAATACGGTATCAATGTGGCCTTGGGGATCTGGATTGACGCCGACCTTGAGCGCAATGAAGCGGATCTTCAGACCTTGCTTCAGATGGCCAATAAGAACACCAACATCGTGAGGGTCGTCATTGGAAATGAGGCCATTCTTCGTGGCGATCTACCTGTCGAAACGCTCATCGAGTATCTGGAAAAGGCGAATAAGAAGCTTGATATTCCGGTCAGCACGGCCGAGCCGTGGCATGTGTGGATCGAATACCCTGAACTCGCCGAACATGTAGACTACGTGGCCGTACATATGCTGCCATACTGGGAAGGGGTTCACATTGATGCCGCCGTGGACTACATCGTTGAAAAGATCGCTCTGTTGAAAGAGCTCTTTCCGGACAAACCCATCGTCATCGCTGAAGTCGGTTGGCCCAGTAACGGCAGAACCAGGCAGTTGGCCGTGGCGTCAACGGCCAACCAGGCCATCTTCCTGAGGCGATTCCTGGATCGGGCCCAGCAGGAGAAGTACATTTACTACGTCATGGAAGCCTTTGACCAGCCGTGGAAAAAAGACACGGAGGGCTCGGTGGGAGCGTACTGGGGGGTTTACGACGTTGACCGCAAAGAGAAGTTCCCTTTTACCGATCCAATTGTGCCCATTGCGAACTGGTATATCCTCGCCTTCGTTTCCGTTCTGGTCGCAGTCATTACCTTCGCGATCCTTCTCATCGACAGTCAGACGCTCGGCAAGCGCGGGCGAGGCTTTTTGGGAATAGTGGTGTTTTCGGCCGCCTCCGGGGCGGTGTGGGTGGTCTACGACTATGCCCACCAGTACCTGACACTGGGCACCGTTCTGGTGGGATTGGTGATGATGAGCGGTATGATTGGCGTCGTCGTGGTGTTGCTCACCGAAGCGCATGAATGGGCCGAGGCTCGCTGGATTATCCGCTGGCGGAGGTCGTTCAGACCCGTGGAGATGGCTGCCGAGGACCTGCCGATGGTTTCCATCCATGTTCCCATTTATAACGAACCGCCGGACATGGTGAAGGAAACCCTTGATGCTCTGGCCGGCTTGGATTACCCGCGCTTTGAAGTTCTTGTCGTGGACAACAACACCAAGGACCCACAAGTCTGGCAGCCGGTGCAGGCCCATTGCCAACAGCTTGGCTCGCGTTTTCGTTTTTTTCATGTTGATCCACTGTCGGGCTTCAAAGCCGGTGCGCTAAATTACGCGCTGGCCCGAACGGATGACCTTGCGCAGGTTATTGCGGTGATCGACAGCGACTATGTCGTGGATGCAAACTGGCTCAGAGACCTTGTCCCGCAATTCAAAGACCCGAACATGGGTATCGTCCAGGCTCCTCAGGATTACAGGGATGCGGCAGAGAGCGCTTTCAAGAACATGTGCTACGCCGAATACCGAGGCTTTTTCTTCATCGGAATGGTCACCCGTAATGAACGCAACGCCATCATCCAGCACGGCACCATGACCTTGATCCGCCGGTCGGTCTTGAGCGACCTTGGCGGATGGGCCGAATGGTGTATCACCGAAGACGCGGAGCTTGGACTGCGCATCTTTGAAAAGGGGTGCGAGGCCTCTTACGTCGTCCATTCGTACGGTCGCGGGTTGATGCCCGATACCTTTACCGACTATAAAAAACAACGTTACCGCTGGGCCTATGGCGCCGTTCAAATCTTGCGGCGGCATATGTCCTACCTGCTGTCCTCCAGGAAGAGCCGGCTGACGTCCGGTCAGCGCTATCACTTCATTGCCGGATGGCTGCCGTGGCTGGCGGATGGCGCCAACCTGCTGTTCATCCTGGCCGCCCTGTGCTGGTCCCTGGCCATGATTGTCGATCCCAAGCATATCGATCCTCCCCTGGTGATCTTTTCGCTCTTGCCCTTGTCGCTTTTTGCCTTCAAAGTCGGTAAGTTATTCTACCTGTATCGAACACGCGTCGGATCTTCCATAGGGCAAACGCTGGCCGCGGCCATCGCCGGCCTCGCCCTTTCCCACACTATTGCCAAGGCCATGCTGGCAGGCCTTGTAACCCGAGGCAAACCGTTCTTCCGAACGCCCAAAATGGCCAAAGCATCGGTTCTGATGAAATCCCTGGCCGTTTCCGTGGAAGAAATTCTGCTGCTTGGCGCCTTACTCAGCGCTGCGGTGACGATAGGGTCGCTGCAAGTCATGCAAAGCCTGGACATGCATCTGTGGGTGGCTGTGCTGATCGTCCAGTCCGTGCCTTATGCAGCCACCCTGTTCATGGCGCTGATCAGCGCCTTGCCTCATCGCCGTCGTGCGGTTTTGGCTAAGACAGCGGAAGCCGAATCATCCTCGGCCTGA
- a CDS encoding pyruvate, phosphate dikinase — translation MVTFFKSQKTGDACLPLPDMDPEQVGRYRHFRALLANNRAALTLMADLEQMYYDNRPFTIQFVERKRNQLFSEVDAMVQSLSGVSGKTYERLSGMLEGLRHYSKDELKADIPPTTEALTMPIDGIEEDHDRAVGAKAANLARMRRELALPTPNGFAITTTAYRLFLIETGLAAYIDEALAELSADDPAALEAIGSKIRARIMESPLPATIHAAMEEAAGNLTNGTWSNLRLAVRSSAIGEDSEISFAGQYTSVLNVPVSDLAEAYKQVVASKYSASALSYRLHHGVDDRETPMAVLVLEMIQPRLSGVLYTADSIGTDQDSIRISAVHGLGDALVGGDASPQRTYRIDKNEFRILDMGGIGIADRSPVDASSEAESLRELWDSAKLLENHFQRPLDIEWALDGSNRLFLLQARPLLVIEETADQGPEPAHDYPGHPMVIEGGKCAAGGVVAGRVLILKNTETDDPIPRLDPDTILVACTASTSITPWIGKAKGIITDIGSVASHLASVAREFGVPALFDTQTATATLKDGQQITLWASKARVYRGVVEELTRGMRPVKRPIFASPMHLRLQRLLDLTSPLNLTAPDSPQFTQEGCRTVHDIIRYCHEMSVREMFRFGESTGRLRAAMRLKVSIPIQLYVLDLGHGLRRGLTTCDEINAHDVVSAPFRALWRGLSHPCVNWTSTIAVGAHNFMSLMAGGAMPQQGRLGEASYAIVSADYMNLSARFGYHFATVDALCGTDTEHNYVNLQFAGGAGAYFGRTLRIQYMAAVLKRLGFEASVKGDLIEASMARLDQAGMEEALDQLGRLLGTSRLLDMALNSPEQVVSLADAFFQGKYDILEREREDGPKDFHLITGNWKTGKPDMEQGVLQDGSNFGSWISAGVSQAMARVMGKRYQELLDNIGAYYYFPLAIAKESSMAEGMARVMVKPLSGYIDQAGGLAFAIRDWGNYFVFRINALEDNAILFEFRNGKRIERSNVETPISSGQWHRLRVETADHHIRAFLEDNLLLEYTADRDLDGYVGLWTKADSVTLFNGLFLERGTAQSLLQAQITLKTWNSTKSKEDQ, via the coding sequence ATGGTGACATTTTTCAAAAGCCAAAAAACTGGCGATGCCTGCCTGCCGCTGCCGGACATGGACCCGGAGCAGGTTGGCCGATATCGGCACTTTAGGGCGCTGCTAGCCAACAACCGCGCGGCACTCACCCTGATGGCCGATCTCGAGCAAATGTACTATGACAACCGGCCCTTCACCATCCAGTTCGTGGAGCGAAAGCGTAATCAACTGTTCTCCGAGGTCGATGCCATGGTGCAATCCCTGTCGGGCGTATCCGGCAAGACGTATGAGCGCCTGTCAGGGATGTTGGAGGGCCTTCGTCATTATTCCAAGGATGAACTTAAGGCGGATATCCCTCCGACAACGGAGGCCCTAACCATGCCCATCGACGGGATTGAGGAAGATCATGATCGGGCCGTGGGCGCCAAGGCCGCCAATTTGGCGCGCATGCGGCGGGAGCTGGCCCTGCCGACACCCAATGGGTTTGCCATAACCACCACCGCCTACCGGCTGTTTTTAATCGAAACCGGCCTTGCCGCGTATATCGATGAAGCCTTGGCGGAACTGTCTGCCGACGATCCAGCGGCCCTGGAGGCCATCGGCAGTAAGATCCGCGCCCGAATCATGGAAAGCCCGCTTCCGGCAACGATTCACGCGGCGATGGAAGAAGCCGCTGGTAACCTTACGAACGGGACATGGTCCAATCTGCGTCTGGCGGTGCGCAGCAGCGCCATCGGCGAGGACAGCGAAATCTCCTTCGCGGGGCAATACACTTCGGTCCTGAACGTGCCAGTGTCGGATTTGGCCGAGGCCTACAAACAGGTGGTGGCTAGCAAGTATTCCGCCTCGGCGCTTTCCTACCGCTTGCACCACGGCGTGGACGATCGCGAAACCCCCATGGCTGTGCTGGTGCTCGAAATGATCCAACCGCGTTTGAGCGGCGTTTTATACACCGCCGATTCCATAGGCACCGATCAAGACAGCATTAGGATCAGCGCAGTCCACGGTCTCGGCGATGCCTTGGTGGGCGGCGACGCCTCCCCGCAGCGTACATACCGGATCGACAAGAACGAATTCAGGATTCTGGACATGGGCGGGATTGGGATTGCAGACCGATCTCCCGTAGATGCCTCCTCCGAGGCGGAATCTCTACGAGAACTATGGGATTCCGCCAAGCTGCTGGAAAATCACTTCCAACGCCCCTTGGATATCGAATGGGCGCTTGATGGCTCAAATCGTCTATTTCTACTGCAAGCCCGCCCGTTGCTGGTGATCGAAGAAACAGCCGATCAAGGACCCGAGCCCGCCCACGATTATCCAGGCCATCCCATGGTCATCGAAGGCGGCAAGTGCGCCGCAGGCGGCGTTGTGGCTGGCCGGGTGCTGATCTTGAAAAACACGGAGACGGACGATCCCATCCCGAGGCTTGACCCCGACACTATCCTGGTGGCCTGCACGGCATCCACATCCATTACCCCATGGATCGGCAAGGCAAAAGGAATCATCACCGATATCGGCAGCGTCGCCAGCCACCTGGCCTCGGTTGCCCGCGAGTTTGGCGTGCCGGCGCTCTTTGACACCCAAACCGCCACCGCGACCCTCAAGGATGGCCAACAAATCACCCTATGGGCTAGCAAGGCGCGGGTATACCGAGGCGTTGTGGAGGAACTGACGCGCGGCATGCGGCCGGTGAAACGCCCCATCTTCGCCAGCCCGATGCACCTGAGGCTGCAGCGCCTACTGGACCTGACTTCGCCCTTGAACCTGACCGCGCCCGATTCACCCCAATTCACTCAGGAAGGATGCCGGACGGTTCACGATATCATCCGCTACTGCCATGAGATGTCCGTGCGCGAGATGTTCCGTTTCGGTGAATCAACGGGACGACTGCGCGCCGCGATGCGCCTCAAGGTGAGCATTCCCATCCAGCTTTATGTCCTTGATCTGGGGCACGGACTTCGCCGGGGGTTGACCACCTGCGATGAAATCAACGCCCACGATGTGGTGAGCGCGCCCTTCCGCGCCTTGTGGCGGGGGCTTTCCCATCCGTGCGTCAACTGGACGAGCACCATCGCCGTGGGCGCTCACAACTTCATGTCCCTGATGGCGGGAGGGGCCATGCCTCAGCAAGGCCGCCTGGGTGAGGCCAGCTATGCCATCGTCTCGGCCGATTACATGAACCTGAGCGCGCGCTTCGGCTATCATTTCGCCACGGTGGACGCCCTGTGCGGGACGGATACGGAGCATAACTATGTCAATCTCCAGTTCGCGGGCGGCGCGGGCGCGTATTTCGGACGCACCCTGCGGATTCAGTACATGGCCGCCGTGCTCAAGCGCCTTGGTTTTGAAGCCAGCGTCAAAGGGGATTTGATCGAGGCGAGCATGGCACGGTTGGACCAAGCCGGCATGGAGGAGGCTCTCGACCAGTTGGGTCGTCTGCTGGGTACCAGCAGGTTGCTGGACATGGCGCTGAACAGTCCGGAGCAGGTGGTCTCGTTGGCCGACGCCTTTTTCCAAGGCAAGTACGACATCCTTGAGCGAGAACGAGAAGACGGGCCAAAAGACTTTCACCTGATCACCGGAAATTGGAAAACCGGCAAACCGGACATGGAGCAGGGGGTGCTGCAGGATGGTTCCAATTTCGGCTCTTGGATCTCCGCCGGCGTCTCCCAGGCCATGGCTCGGGTCATGGGCAAACGGTACCAGGAACTCCTGGACAACATCGGAGCCTACTATTACTTCCCTCTGGCCATCGCCAAGGAAAGCAGTATGGCCGAAGGCATGGCTCGGGTCATGGTAAAACCGCTATCCGGATACATCGACCAAGCCGGCGGGCTGGCTTTCGCCATCCGCGACTGGGGCAACTACTTTGTGTTTCGCATCAACGCCCTGGAGGACAACGCGATCTTGTTCGAATTCAGAAACGGCAAGCGTATCGAACGGTCAAATGTAGAAACTCCCATATCCAGTGGCCAGTGGCACCGGCTGCGCGTGGAAACGGCCGATCACCACATTCGGGCTTTCCTCGAGGATAACCTGTTGCTGGAATACACGGCCGACCGTGATCTGGATGGCTATGTCGGACTGTGGACCAAAGCCGATTCGGTAACCCTTTTCAACGGTTTATTCCTGGAACGCGGCACGGCACAATCTCTATTGCAGGCACAAATAACCCTTAAAACATGGAACAGCACAAAGTCCAAGGAGGATCAATGA